The following proteins are co-located in the Armatimonadota bacterium genome:
- a CDS encoding reactive intermediate/imine deaminase (has endoribonuclease activity on mRNA): MSSPRIPAAVGPYSQAVRSGNLLFCSGIVPLDPATGKMVEGGIREQVTRVLENIKLLLEDCGASLGDVVKTTVFMANLGDFAEMNAVYATYFPHDPPARSTFQAGALPLGAQVEIEVIAALD; this comes from the coding sequence ATGTCATCGCCGCGCATTCCCGCGGCCGTTGGCCCGTATTCCCAGGCCGTACGCTCCGGAAACTTGCTCTTTTGCTCCGGGATCGTGCCCCTTGACCCGGCCACGGGCAAGATGGTCGAAGGAGGCATCCGCGAGCAGGTCACGCGCGTGCTTGAGAACATCAAGCTCTTGCTCGAGGACTGTGGCGCAAGCCTCGGAGACGTTGTGAAGACCACGGTTTTCATGGCGAATCTGGGAGATTTCGCGGAGATGAACGCGGTCTACGCCACGTACTTCCCCCACGATCCGCCGGCGCGCAGTACCTTCCAGGCAGGCGCATTGCCGCTGGGCGCGCAGGTGGAGATCGAAGTCATTGCGGCCTTGGACTGA
- a CDS encoding NAD-dependent malic enzyme, with protein sequence MGTTNRIKVTKRGQELLHDPALNKGTAFTERERVELGLEGLLPHHVATLDEQVQRVLTNYRAKPSPLERYIYLRALQDRNETLFYAALIRHLNEMMPVVYTPTVAEAVEEFSHIFRSARGLYVTPEDLGRMEQVIRNAPHDDVAMIVCTDNEGILGIGDQGTGGMAIPIGKLALYVAAAGFRPSQCLPVCLDVGTENQELLDDPLYLGVKEHRLRGDAYHEFIGAFVEGVRACMPGAVLQWEDFSRANAFDNLAMYRDRLPSFNDDIQGTAQVTVAALMGAAKLAERNFEDEVICIIGAGGAGVGVAQGIMAALQAEGVPEDQARQRVFVVDSRGLLVDDRADLADYKRPVAVSANLVRDWPGRSVYDVIENARPTALVGLSGQPGAIDQKAAEMMTRVTRRPAIFPMSNPTSKAEARPADLIAWTDGQAIVATGSPFDPVEYKSRTYHFSQANNVYIFPGVGLGAYASGARMISDAMLAAASGRVHALVETEDYEKGLVLPPITDLRMIAAEIAAAVVAQAVREGHARPGASSLDASKLSEGMYVPEYAEYEPA encoded by the coding sequence GTGGGCACAACGAACCGGATCAAGGTAACGAAGCGCGGACAGGAACTCCTCCACGACCCTGCGCTGAACAAGGGCACGGCGTTCACCGAACGGGAGCGCGTTGAACTGGGCCTGGAGGGTCTGCTGCCTCACCATGTCGCCACTCTGGACGAGCAGGTGCAGAGGGTGCTCACCAATTATCGCGCGAAACCCTCCCCCCTTGAGCGCTACATCTACCTGCGCGCCCTGCAGGACCGCAACGAGACCCTCTTCTACGCCGCGCTGATCAGGCACCTGAACGAGATGATGCCCGTGGTTTACACGCCCACGGTGGCGGAAGCGGTCGAGGAGTTCTCTCATATCTTCCGGTCTGCCCGAGGCTTGTATGTGACTCCCGAAGACCTGGGGCGCATGGAGCAGGTGATCCGCAACGCGCCGCACGATGATGTGGCGATGATTGTCTGCACGGATAACGAGGGCATCCTGGGCATTGGCGACCAGGGAACCGGTGGAATGGCGATTCCCATCGGGAAACTCGCCCTGTACGTGGCGGCGGCGGGATTCAGGCCATCCCAGTGCCTGCCTGTGTGCCTGGATGTGGGCACTGAGAACCAGGAGCTGCTCGACGACCCACTGTACCTGGGTGTGAAGGAACACCGCCTGCGGGGAGACGCGTACCACGAGTTCATCGGCGCATTCGTCGAGGGCGTGCGCGCGTGCATGCCGGGAGCCGTGCTGCAGTGGGAGGATTTCAGCCGCGCCAACGCCTTCGACAACCTCGCGATGTACCGCGACCGCCTGCCCTCCTTCAATGATGACATTCAGGGTACGGCGCAGGTGACAGTCGCAGCGCTCATGGGAGCTGCGAAGCTGGCGGAACGAAACTTCGAGGACGAAGTCATCTGCATTATCGGCGCCGGCGGAGCGGGGGTGGGCGTGGCGCAGGGGATCATGGCCGCTCTCCAGGCCGAGGGAGTGCCCGAAGACCAGGCCAGACAGCGGGTCTTCGTGGTAGACAGCCGCGGGCTGCTGGTGGATGACCGCGCGGATCTTGCGGACTACAAGCGCCCGGTTGCTGTCTCGGCCAACCTGGTACGGGACTGGCCCGGGCGATCCGTGTACGACGTCATCGAGAACGCCCGCCCCACGGCTTTGGTGGGCCTTTCGGGTCAGCCGGGGGCCATCGACCAGAAGGCGGCGGAGATGATGACGCGGGTCACCAGACGGCCCGCGATCTTTCCCATGAGTAACCCAACCAGCAAGGCGGAAGCGCGTCCGGCAGATCTCATCGCCTGGACCGACGGACAGGCGATCGTGGCGACAGGCAGCCCCTTCGATCCGGTGGAGTACAAAAGTCGCACGTACCACTTCAGCCAGGCGAATAACGTGTACATTTTCCCCGGCGTGGGGCTCGGCGCGTACGCTTCGGGCGCCCGCATGATCAGCGACGCCATGCTCGCCGCTGCTTCCGGAAGAGTTCATGCACTGGTGGAGACTGAAGACTACGAGAAAGGGCTGGTGCTGCCGCCCATCACCGACCTGCGCATGATCGCCGCCGAGATTGCGGCGGCTGTCGTGGCCCAGGCGGTGCGCGAGGGCCACGCGCGGCCGGGAGCTTCGTCGCTGGATGCGTCGAAGCTTTCGGAGGGCATGTACGTGCCGGAGTACGCAGAGTACGAACCGGCGTAA
- a CDS encoding DUF4091 domain-containing protein — protein sequence MGSLLALVCICATAGFAQADIPFANTDFESDVDADNLPDNWNRRADETGSVSVDRTVAHSGQASLRIRHESSTSYSYVYQGVDNAWPGQRLVASVWVRCQSITARGFGPRLYCGYEGGLSHHAAGPVLDQSGNCDWQKITVPFNTRDKSRVEIYLYLHESTGTVWFDDLVVEPVPVDFAAVSADPAPSIDGLGDEALWRSSPAHPLVNGETQAPVEDASLRIAHDANSLYFLLSAPVPADLPPDSRLCVALDPEGLGQRILLFQLAATGERSARTRDAPIAPSAWSAAGQVRGGLWTAEFAIPLAAVSPGLETGHNWRINVFAEVPGQPTIELAYTAGKPELATVAASVRLPELLLARHRGAEVRARLDAIIDSYRDWAKHLPTAKVPREYGDAEEMARVLQDSGAAIEELSRRASTLAEADDPGWREMGRALTEAHSNLLQARAKALPLELYSLGRKFAGKPTWSVAIADSTEKVFRDPALFRGRVTDTVKLSAARGEAESFQIVLWPLTADITGCTVHLPANLVGPKGARVPGAAFDVRAVGYVKAEKPAYARTPDQQWWPDPLLPFAPADVAQGTVQPLWITVTVPRDAVAGLYRGRLTLKAEKTHAIALNLELQVRDFTLPQRPALATSFGMSASWISRYYLGRRDPQPLVDGAVYRRWCDELLRHRVSPYLGTEYRPQPGAEGKYQLQPWLDNAKHCAANGLTSMMLAIMPAIPGTANDYDDAFKQQFRADLAAMTEALHAEGLLGLAYVCAWDEPREASYEGVRAGHRLIREIRPDLRILQTVCYDDEPSELVGNVDIWCPITSRWNPEFYSSRQKAGEEIWWYVCCGPGPPYANFFIDQPALDHRVLFWQTWQRGVTGLLYWQTTWWEGNIPQGGSDAAANPDSWVTASHKVFKVNGDGHLLYPGAEKEPVPSIRLAVIRDGIEDYDYLALLQAKLGEARVPQLSKDRYEALLEVGPEISRSLTSFASDATVIRQRRDAIALALEALAGPKD from the coding sequence ATGGGTTCGCTCTTGGCTCTCGTGTGTATCTGCGCCACCGCCGGGTTCGCCCAGGCGGATATTCCCTTTGCCAACACTGACTTTGAGAGTGACGTCGACGCCGACAACCTGCCGGACAACTGGAACCGTCGCGCCGACGAGACCGGTTCCGTCTCCGTCGACCGCACCGTCGCCCACTCCGGCCAGGCCTCGCTGCGCATTCGCCACGAAAGCTCCACCAGCTACTCGTATGTATACCAGGGCGTGGACAACGCCTGGCCGGGACAGCGTCTCGTGGCTTCCGTCTGGGTGCGTTGCCAGAGTATCACGGCGCGGGGTTTTGGCCCACGCCTTTATTGTGGGTATGAGGGTGGGCTGTCTCACCATGCCGCCGGCCCGGTGCTCGACCAGAGCGGCAATTGTGATTGGCAGAAGATCACCGTGCCCTTCAACACCCGGGACAAGAGCCGGGTGGAGATCTACCTGTATCTGCACGAGAGCACCGGCACTGTATGGTTTGACGACCTCGTGGTGGAGCCGGTTCCCGTCGATTTCGCGGCCGTCTCGGCGGATCCAGCTCCCAGTATCGACGGTCTAGGCGACGAAGCCCTCTGGCGGTCCTCCCCTGCCCACCCCCTGGTGAACGGGGAGACCCAGGCGCCCGTGGAAGACGCGAGCCTCCGCATTGCCCACGACGCCAACTCGCTCTACTTCCTGCTGTCAGCGCCTGTCCCCGCCGATCTGCCCCCCGATTCCCGGCTCTGCGTGGCCCTGGACCCCGAGGGCCTGGGGCAGCGAATCCTGCTCTTCCAGCTGGCTGCCACCGGGGAGCGGTCGGCGCGCACCCGGGACGCCCCGATCGCCCCAAGCGCCTGGTCCGCTGCCGGACAGGTGCGCGGAGGACTGTGGACCGCGGAGTTCGCGATTCCTCTTGCTGCCGTGAGCCCGGGGCTTGAGACGGGCCACAACTGGCGCATCAACGTGTTCGCCGAGGTTCCCGGGCAGCCCACAATCGAGCTTGCCTACACCGCGGGAAAGCCCGAATTGGCCACGGTCGCGGCCAGCGTCAGACTGCCGGAACTGTTGCTCGCCCGGCACCGAGGCGCCGAAGTGCGTGCCAGGCTGGACGCCATTATCGATAGCTACCGCGACTGGGCAAAGCACCTGCCCACCGCCAAGGTGCCTCGTGAATACGGTGATGCCGAGGAGATGGCGCGCGTCCTGCAGGACAGCGGCGCAGCCATCGAGGAACTATCGCGCAGGGCCTCCACTCTCGCCGAGGCGGACGATCCCGGCTGGCGAGAGATGGGCCGCGCTCTGACCGAAGCCCATTCGAATCTGCTTCAAGCCCGTGCGAAGGCCTTGCCTCTGGAACTGTACAGTCTGGGGCGGAAGTTCGCTGGGAAACCCACGTGGTCTGTGGCCATTGCGGACAGCACAGAAAAGGTCTTCCGGGATCCAGCGCTGTTTCGGGGCCGCGTCACGGACACGGTGAAGCTCTCTGCAGCACGGGGTGAGGCGGAATCCTTCCAGATCGTCCTGTGGCCTCTGACGGCGGACATCACCGGTTGTACGGTGCACCTGCCGGCCAACCTGGTAGGCCCAAAGGGCGCGCGCGTGCCCGGGGCGGCATTCGACGTGCGCGCAGTGGGCTACGTGAAGGCCGAGAAGCCCGCCTACGCGCGCACGCCCGATCAGCAGTGGTGGCCCGATCCGCTCTTGCCCTTCGCGCCGGCAGACGTGGCGCAGGGGACTGTGCAGCCACTCTGGATCACAGTGACCGTGCCGCGAGACGCCGTTGCCGGGCTGTACAGGGGCAGATTGACCCTCAAAGCCGAGAAGACCCACGCAATTGCGCTGAACCTGGAGCTGCAGGTGCGGGATTTCACCTTGCCGCAGCGCCCGGCGCTGGCGACCTCCTTCGGCATGTCCGCTTCCTGGATCTCCCGCTACTACCTGGGCCGGCGTGATCCGCAGCCCTTGGTGGACGGCGCGGTCTATCGGCGCTGGTGCGACGAACTCCTGCGCCACCGGGTCTCGCCGTACCTGGGCACCGAATACCGTCCGCAACCTGGTGCGGAGGGCAAGTACCAGCTTCAGCCCTGGCTGGACAATGCGAAGCACTGCGCCGCCAATGGTCTGACCAGCATGATGCTCGCGATCATGCCCGCCATTCCCGGCACGGCCAATGACTACGACGATGCATTCAAGCAGCAATTCCGGGCGGACCTCGCGGCGATGACCGAGGCCCTGCATGCCGAGGGCCTCCTGGGCCTCGCGTACGTCTGCGCGTGGGACGAGCCCCGCGAGGCGAGCTACGAGGGTGTGCGCGCGGGGCACCGGTTGATCCGAGAGATCAGGCCGGACCTGCGTATTCTGCAGACCGTCTGCTATGACGACGAACCGTCTGAACTCGTGGGCAATGTGGACATCTGGTGCCCCATCACCTCGCGCTGGAACCCCGAGTTCTACAGCAGCCGGCAAAAGGCGGGTGAGGAAATCTGGTGGTATGTCTGTTGCGGCCCCGGGCCACCCTACGCCAACTTCTTCATTGACCAGCCAGCCCTGGACCACCGGGTGCTTTTCTGGCAGACCTGGCAGCGCGGAGTCACTGGCCTGCTCTACTGGCAGACGACCTGGTGGGAGGGCAACATCCCCCAAGGCGGCAGCGATGCGGCCGCGAACCCGGACTCGTGGGTTACCGCCAGCCACAAGGTATTCAAAGTGAATGGAGACGGGCATCTCCTGTACCCCGGCGCGGAGAAAGAGCCCGTGCCATCCATTCGGCTCGCGGTCATCAGAGACGGGATCGAGGATTACGACTACCTCGCGCTCTTGCAGGCGAAACTGGGCGAGGCACGGGTCCCTCAGCTCTCGAAGGACCGCTACGAGGCGCTCCTCGAGGTTGGCCCGGAAATATCGCGGAGCCTCACATCATTCGCATCCGATGCGACTGTCATCCGGCAGAGGCGCGACGCGATCGCGCTTGCCCTGGAGGCTCTCGCTGGACCCAAGGACTAG
- a CDS encoding M48 family metalloprotease: MMRRSAVGAILVPWACLCIALALISGCDDKVEKQIGSLTASSVEKQYAVVGDPLLSDWLETAGQTMVGHSMRQSIPYRFKVIDTDMVNAFAAPYGYIYVTTGLLDFADTEDEIWGVVGHEIGHVVHRHGISQAKKSFLYNIGLAILGNSNQTLADIAGMGLGLLSLRYSRENEYEADDMGRKLSFSAGYDPAGNTAFFAKLMDKYEKRRPSSIEVMFRTHPPTERRIARQNAMPELSGSNAESLLLIGRGYARRHQVRRAEGLLARAAELSPNDPTSLLALAEVQYARGKYDQAAQTYAAAGSLRPTQFAQHGLQLAQAGGPPALAMASASAQAQAAALVPVATGSSSQAGIVVTRTAQRDDTIATSLAPTVTGTHSIIDSLFGLAETSPDLPDLAQKAVTYANAAVNQAIEPVYSLERQREKLRQSAQDARDCSAQLVAKLNLAKAGRIPAEDIPVLERTLNENNRLLADISTALDQLEAARPAVIEAEKSARETTGLIERVMRGDTSTALTQAVETSAQVSQSKALTALAATSKAKHTSEQAALRALVARINTAAVGAPANVRENLDGLVAHLMLGEPRAVRQMRVQGLGYGDVALLVAASRKLSREPVSLASSAVRANSIVDHVNNIGARSDGALYLMKYMANVLEYETEE, from the coding sequence ATGATGAGAAGGTCGGCGGTTGGCGCCATCCTGGTCCCATGGGCCTGCCTTTGCATTGCCCTGGCGCTGATTTCGGGTTGTGACGACAAGGTCGAGAAGCAGATCGGAAGCCTCACGGCTTCCTCTGTGGAGAAACAGTACGCGGTAGTGGGCGATCCGCTGCTGTCCGACTGGCTCGAGACCGCAGGGCAGACCATGGTGGGCCATTCCATGCGCCAGTCGATCCCTTACAGGTTCAAGGTGATCGACACCGACATGGTCAATGCCTTCGCTGCGCCGTACGGGTACATCTACGTGACCACGGGCCTGCTGGATTTCGCGGATACCGAAGACGAAATCTGGGGCGTGGTGGGGCACGAAATCGGCCACGTGGTCCATCGGCACGGCATAAGCCAGGCGAAGAAGAGCTTCCTGTATAACATCGGGCTGGCGATCCTGGGAAACTCCAACCAGACCCTGGCCGACATCGCCGGGATGGGCCTGGGGCTGCTTTCCCTGCGCTACAGTCGTGAGAATGAATATGAAGCCGACGATATGGGCCGCAAGCTCTCTTTCAGCGCGGGTTATGACCCGGCAGGGAACACAGCGTTTTTCGCCAAACTCATGGACAAGTACGAGAAGCGCCGGCCCTCGAGCATCGAGGTCATGTTCCGCACCCACCCGCCCACTGAACGCCGGATCGCCCGGCAGAATGCTATGCCGGAGTTGTCCGGAAGCAACGCGGAATCCCTGCTCCTGATCGGTCGCGGGTACGCCCGGCGCCACCAGGTGCGCAGGGCCGAGGGCCTCCTCGCCAGGGCCGCCGAGCTGAGCCCGAATGACCCCACGAGCCTCCTGGCACTGGCCGAAGTCCAGTATGCCCGGGGCAAGTACGATCAGGCCGCACAGACTTACGCCGCCGCCGGCAGCCTGCGACCAACCCAGTTCGCACAACACGGGCTGCAGCTTGCTCAGGCAGGTGGCCCTCCCGCGCTGGCGATGGCTTCCGCATCGGCGCAGGCTCAGGCCGCCGCACTGGTGCCCGTGGCGACCGGCTCATCAAGCCAGGCCGGGATTGTGGTCACCCGCACCGCACAGCGCGACGACACCATCGCCACCAGTCTCGCGCCAACAGTCACCGGCACCCACTCCATCATCGACAGCCTGTTCGGGTTGGCCGAGACCTCCCCCGACCTGCCCGATCTCGCTCAGAAGGCGGTCACGTACGCCAATGCCGCGGTGAATCAGGCCATCGAGCCGGTGTACTCCCTGGAACGCCAACGGGAGAAGTTGCGGCAGAGTGCCCAGGATGCCCGTGACTGTTCCGCTCAGCTCGTGGCTAAGCTCAACCTAGCGAAAGCGGGACGGATTCCGGCGGAGGATATCCCGGTGCTGGAGCGCACGCTGAACGAGAACAACCGGTTGCTCGCGGACATATCTACGGCGCTGGACCAGTTGGAAGCCGCGAGACCGGCGGTGATTGAAGCGGAGAAATCGGCCCGTGAGACTACAGGGTTGATTGAGCGCGTGATGCGGGGCGACACCAGTACCGCCCTTACGCAGGCGGTGGAGACGTCTGCGCAGGTGTCTCAGAGCAAAGCCCTCACGGCGTTGGCTGCCACCAGCAAGGCAAAGCACACATCGGAACAAGCGGCACTCCGAGCGCTGGTGGCGCGGATCAACACCGCGGCAGTGGGTGCCCCGGCGAATGTGCGCGAGAACCTGGACGGGCTCGTCGCGCACCTGATGCTGGGTGAGCCCCGTGCGGTGCGGCAGATGCGGGTTCAGGGCCTGGGATACGGTGACGTGGCCTTGCTGGTCGCGGCATCCCGCAAGCTGTCCAGGGAACCTGTTTCCCTTGCCTCCTCCGCGGTTCGAGCGAATAGCATCGTGGACCACGTCAACAACATCGGCGCGCGCTCCGACGGCGCACTGTACCTGATGAAGTACATGGCAAACGTGCTGGAATATGAGACCGAAGAGTAG
- a CDS encoding sugar phosphate isomerase/epimerase — protein sequence MKLSLHPVILGGSLSFEDMLGLAAKLGYEGIDTGFELAREMGAEEFLGLCDEYNVELSVWPMGVEWRQDEDTFQRHLTALPDQAAFAAEINCTRTCTWIPPAVDGDADETRKTWMRRWGEIAKVIAEHGHSFGLEWVAPYHTRAGKNAVVWRMTELLEIEDEIGEPNLGLLVDSYHWFNAGQTAAELAAVPVEKVVHVHLNDAPDRPLEEQQDMERLTPGEGIIDLHGFLGALKKIGYRDFLGVEIFNAELKQLPAEISATRVKKACDKLLSEI from the coding sequence ATGAAGCTGTCGCTGCATCCTGTCATTCTCGGCGGATCATTGTCCTTCGAGGACATGCTGGGCCTTGCGGCCAAACTCGGCTATGAGGGCATCGATACCGGGTTCGAACTGGCCCGCGAGATGGGCGCGGAGGAGTTCCTCGGCCTGTGCGACGAGTACAATGTGGAACTCAGCGTCTGGCCGATGGGGGTGGAATGGCGCCAGGACGAAGACACTTTTCAGCGCCACCTCACCGCGCTTCCCGATCAGGCCGCATTCGCCGCCGAGATCAACTGCACCCGCACCTGCACGTGGATCCCGCCTGCCGTCGACGGTGATGCCGACGAGACCCGCAAGACATGGATGCGGCGCTGGGGCGAGATCGCGAAGGTCATCGCCGAGCATGGCCACAGCTTCGGGCTGGAATGGGTTGCGCCGTACCACACCCGCGCCGGGAAGAATGCGGTTGTGTGGCGCATGACCGAACTGCTCGAGATCGAAGATGAGATCGGCGAACCCAATCTGGGCCTGCTGGTGGACAGCTATCACTGGTTCAACGCCGGCCAGACCGCAGCCGAACTGGCGGCTGTGCCTGTGGAGAAAGTGGTGCACGTGCACCTCAATGACGCGCCCGACCGACCTCTGGAAGAGCAGCAAGACATGGAGCGCCTCACGCCTGGCGAGGGGATCATCGACCTGCACGGTTTCCTGGGCGCCCTGAAAAAGATCGGCTACCGAGACTTTCTGGGTGTTGAGATATTCAATGCCGAACTGAAGCAGTTGCCCGCGGAGATTTCCGCGACCCGTGTCAAG
- a CDS encoding flavodoxin family protein gives MRVIALNGSPRKGGNTDILIDEFLRGAEEVGAQCEKLYLYDYNINPPGELADLHSERVDIHAGDDHRLVLNRVMDADVLVLGSPVFWQGVTSQMKCFVDRFSCHYTKDWFNKGMSGKIWAVIVPFASPDPNEFRWVTEPVKVWVRHFKGTYLGEVAVSVFAKGAVRDKPSALQAAYELGKKAAEFRG, from the coding sequence ATGCGAGTCATCGCGCTCAATGGCAGCCCGCGCAAGGGCGGCAACACGGACATTCTTATCGACGAGTTTCTGCGCGGTGCCGAAGAAGTTGGCGCGCAGTGTGAGAAGCTATACCTTTATGATTACAACATAAACCCGCCCGGGGAGCTGGCCGACCTGCATTCGGAACGCGTGGACATCCATGCAGGAGACGACCACCGCCTCGTTCTGAACCGGGTCATGGACGCCGACGTCCTGGTCCTCGGCAGCCCTGTCTTCTGGCAGGGCGTCACATCCCAGATGAAATGCTTCGTAGATCGGTTCTCGTGCCATTACACGAAGGACTGGTTCAATAAGGGTATGAGCGGCAAGATCTGGGCAGTGATCGTGCCTTTCGCGTCGCCGGACCCCAACGAGTTCCGGTGGGTGACGGAGCCGGTCAAGGTGTGGGTGAGGCACTTCAAAGGGACGTATCTCGGCGAGGTTGCGGTGTCCGTTTTCGCCAAAGGCGCTGTGCGCGACAAACCGTCCGCATTGCAGGCGGCATACGAACTGGGCAAGAAGGCCGCGGAGTTTCGGGGCTGA
- a CDS encoding histidinol phosphate phosphatase domain-containing protein, translated as MARDVYYDFHMHTILSDGVLSAVELIRRCSVKGCAGMVIADHSGPGTLDRFIRENGADCAVAREFWDIEAFAGVELTHVPAASIATLARRAKELGAALVVVHGESPVEPVEPGTNLAAARCPDVDILAHPGLLTAEEAQAARDNGVFIEISARKGHDMANGHVVRVALESGARLVVDSDGHTPDNILTPAWAEHVARCAGVPEGLMEAVLVEGPLELLERARTNSRGDSW; from the coding sequence ATGGCACGCGACGTCTACTATGACTTCCACATGCACACCATCCTGAGCGACGGCGTCTTGAGCGCGGTGGAGCTGATCCGTCGGTGCTCGGTCAAAGGCTGCGCGGGAATGGTCATTGCCGACCACAGCGGTCCGGGCACACTGGACCGGTTTATCCGGGAGAACGGCGCGGACTGTGCCGTGGCCCGGGAGTTCTGGGATATCGAGGCCTTCGCCGGCGTTGAACTGACCCACGTTCCTGCCGCATCCATTGCGACCCTCGCCAGGCGCGCCAAGGAACTCGGGGCCGCGCTGGTTGTGGTGCACGGGGAATCGCCGGTAGAGCCCGTAGAGCCGGGGACCAACCTCGCGGCGGCACGCTGCCCGGACGTGGATATTCTCGCCCATCCCGGCCTGCTCACGGCTGAAGAGGCGCAGGCGGCCCGGGATAATGGCGTCTTTATCGAGATCAGCGCCCGCAAAGGGCACGACATGGCAAACGGTCACGTGGTGCGCGTTGCTCTGGAGAGCGGGGCGCGGCTTGTGGTGGACAGCGACGGGCATACCCCCGACAACATCCTCACCCCCGCGTGGGCCGAGCACGTGGCCCGCTGCGCCGGCGTGCCTGAAGGCCTGATGGAAGCGGTGCTCGTGGAGGGCCCGCTGGAGCTCCTGGAACGCGCGCGGACGAACTCTCGGGGTGACTCATGGTGA
- the rimI gene encoding ribosomal protein S18-alanine N-acetyltransferase: MPSQGPNPALSGGTLVIRHALLPDLPDIVRIENASFTSPWPEWSLREEMMRDDSVFLVAQIDGETVGYAGMWLYVDEAHVGTIAVDARSRRRGIGMALMLALLDIARREKAALVLLEYRVSNLAAANLYGQLGFRHNRIRWGYYQDTGEDAVEAILEDLQGCECAARLAGLREKWEQRYGACIVECD, from the coding sequence ATGCCGAGTCAGGGACCCAATCCGGCGTTGTCCGGGGGAACGCTGGTGATCCGCCACGCCCTGCTCCCCGATCTGCCCGACATCGTCCGCATCGAAAACGCGAGTTTCACCTCGCCCTGGCCCGAATGGAGCCTGCGCGAGGAGATGATGCGGGACGACTCTGTGTTCCTCGTGGCGCAGATTGATGGGGAAACCGTGGGGTACGCAGGAATGTGGCTGTACGTGGATGAGGCCCACGTGGGGACCATCGCCGTGGATGCCCGGTCGCGTCGCAGAGGCATCGGCATGGCGCTGATGCTGGCTCTCCTGGACATCGCGCGGCGCGAGAAAGCAGCTCTTGTTCTGCTGGAGTACCGCGTGAGCAACCTCGCGGCCGCTAATCTCTATGGGCAATTGGGTTTTCGTCATAACAGGATCCGCTGGGGCTATTACCAGGATACCGGCGAGGATGCGGTCGAGGCGATCCTGGAGGACCTGCAGGGCTGCGAATGTGCGGCGCGACTGGCTGGACTGCGCGAGAAATGGGAGCAACGCTACGGTGCCTGCATTGTTGAGTGCGACTGA
- a CDS encoding SPFH domain-containing protein, whose product MALLDVIEWRDFTGDEIVHRWPESGPGTIKWGAQLTVRESQVAVFFRDGKALDVFQPGRHTLETNNIPLLGALINLPFGGQTPFQAEVYFVNMKTFADMKWGTPAPIIFRDSELHTVSLRSFGSYTMRVREPQLFVNTIVGTEHVYDSDACQAWLRNFIASRFTDTLGEVMDTVLDLPKLYDEIGVAVKARVGEDFERYGLELIDFVIGAITPPDEVMEMINERARMEAVGDMNRFTQFRTAQAIGDLPKAGGDSMAAAGMGMGAGVGMGAAMAEALRGAMSGNQEQTPPPQGAAPVSPAGAKFCANCGKPLAAGAKFCSECGAKVGE is encoded by the coding sequence ATGGCGCTACTCGACGTGATCGAATGGCGAGACTTTACCGGCGACGAGATCGTGCATCGCTGGCCTGAATCGGGTCCCGGCACTATCAAGTGGGGAGCCCAGCTCACGGTCCGCGAGAGCCAGGTGGCCGTGTTCTTCCGCGACGGCAAGGCGCTGGATGTCTTCCAACCCGGCCGCCACACGCTGGAGACCAACAATATCCCGCTCCTGGGCGCCCTGATCAACCTGCCCTTCGGCGGGCAGACCCCTTTCCAGGCCGAAGTCTACTTCGTCAACATGAAGACTTTCGCCGACATGAAATGGGGCACGCCGGCGCCCATTATCTTCCGTGACAGTGAACTGCACACCGTGAGCCTGCGCTCCTTCGGCTCATACACGATGCGAGTCCGCGAGCCCCAGTTGTTTGTCAACACCATCGTGGGCACCGAGCATGTCTACGACTCAGACGCCTGCCAGGCGTGGCTGCGCAATTTCATCGCATCCCGTTTCACCGACACCCTTGGGGAGGTCATGGACACCGTCCTGGATCTGCCCAAGCTTTACGATGAGATCGGCGTTGCGGTGAAGGCCCGGGTCGGCGAGGACTTCGAGCGCTACGGCCTGGAACTCATCGACTTCGTCATCGGCGCAATCACTCCGCCCGACGAAGTCATGGAGATGATCAACGAGCGCGCCCGTATGGAAGCGGTAGGCGATATGAACCGCTTCACCCAGTTCCGCACCGCCCAGGCCATCGGCGACCTGCCCAAGGCAGGCGGCGACAGCATGGCCGCGGCAGGCATGGGGATGGGTGCGGGAGTGGGCATGGGCGCGGCAATGGCCGAGGCCCTGCGTGGAGCAATGTCCGGCAACCAAGAGCAGACCCCGCCGCCGCAGGGCGCCGCACCCGTGTCACCCGCAGGCGCGAAGTTCTGCGCCAACTGCGGCAAGCCTTTGGCTGCCGGCGCGAAGTTCTGTTCCGAGTGCGGGGCGAAAGTAGGCGAGTAG